A genomic segment from Variovorax paradoxus B4 encodes:
- a CDS encoding T6SS effector BTH_I2691 family protein, translating into MPCATPCKNCDRKGLPILFVRYAAAYSAQAKGMKALEPLQPMGQLQARPGGVAMQTALYNVRMLRAGYLYLRIERKGVGPEWQGYIVHPHGYLGEFPVGLPQAAASHPACEIEFRGANSSMVWVGDAKNVTKLDYMFNPDPIDYEHLKKEIEPNLGKYMQGFDVAGWAGGSTSQKDTLQPGQLNGQVVEFSALSSEAVRDACEPLMYGLMGSNAQERGWGDYEEQVEVRTPAVTAMGDFTGTEDVSYDTRKRVGPTYDKAHGKRLRKMVEFLHLHKGAVVACEDAVGIAQELGHLQSEAHTPYSHWQIEQASGFAKGVTNEWVLQTAVSAKGLRSLVKKGAFRAISAGYEESKNFHAPLPSDPQARAAELAARNANRERNRAQQEATATQKMDANFARLFDEATATNFSDTVHKTVRDKVETLRSKLGEDQGRWLVSPSLFKVMERYSNKDTRVDRPGGGANLSLQLAQCLAGTESNDWGHKWLEQLDLWGDNALSRTLCFNNLAYLASLRQASEGEGQTGQPAALPGPDPSAPLLESLAVKLKLLAGRVGLGDKALAFMDAFPAIGESGRLRKLAWPAHVMTLMSVKMVAGLAALPVTRKEAQLVRYMALTGITTLGRTVENEAERLQLRADDVRRAQMLGRAEKLAKLSTAQKGKAGEAAMARARSAAPGSRAAMLGGVFDFGASLLKGGQLIVNPDGRTAAEMAGNVLQSIGSIADWRAKAYEETIFKGIRGVNVYKEKVLEISLDSLNLTQLRNLQKMAFKFLLPAAMVSVWFDGMDANLSLDRRQYGLAAAQFASVAGTIFTIGATTVVAFDISILGVSAASLGAALGLIGAVLIVATIIAIGVLKEDEWINWLSDCPLNKKKTPIHANLHETLQKLANVQADLKASH; encoded by the coding sequence ATGCCCTGCGCCACACCGTGCAAGAACTGCGACCGCAAAGGCCTGCCCATCCTGTTCGTCCGCTATGCAGCGGCCTACAGCGCGCAGGCCAAGGGCATGAAAGCCCTCGAGCCGCTGCAACCCATGGGCCAGCTGCAAGCCCGGCCCGGAGGTGTCGCAATGCAGACGGCGCTGTACAACGTGCGCATGCTGCGCGCGGGCTACCTCTACCTGCGCATCGAGCGCAAGGGCGTCGGCCCCGAGTGGCAGGGCTACATCGTGCATCCGCATGGCTACCTCGGCGAATTCCCGGTGGGATTGCCGCAAGCGGCGGCTTCCCATCCGGCGTGCGAGATTGAGTTTCGCGGGGCCAACAGCTCGATGGTTTGGGTGGGCGACGCAAAGAACGTCACCAAGCTCGACTACATGTTCAACCCCGACCCGATCGACTACGAACACCTGAAGAAGGAGATCGAGCCGAACCTGGGCAAGTACATGCAGGGCTTCGATGTTGCAGGATGGGCGGGCGGGAGCACAAGCCAGAAGGACACGCTGCAGCCTGGGCAGTTGAATGGGCAAGTAGTGGAGTTCAGCGCCTTGAGCAGCGAGGCGGTCCGCGATGCATGCGAACCCCTCATGTACGGCTTGATGGGCAGCAATGCGCAGGAGCGGGGGTGGGGAGACTATGAGGAACAGGTGGAAGTCCGGACGCCGGCGGTAACGGCCATGGGCGACTTCACCGGGACCGAGGACGTGTCCTACGACACCCGCAAACGCGTCGGTCCAACTTACGACAAAGCCCATGGCAAGCGGCTGAGGAAGATGGTCGAGTTCCTGCACCTTCATAAGGGCGCGGTGGTGGCGTGCGAGGATGCCGTGGGCATTGCGCAGGAACTTGGGCACCTGCAATCAGAGGCCCATACTCCCTATAGTCACTGGCAGATCGAGCAAGCCAGCGGGTTCGCGAAGGGCGTGACCAATGAATGGGTTCTTCAAACGGCGGTGAGCGCAAAAGGCCTGCGGAGTCTCGTCAAGAAAGGCGCGTTCCGAGCGATCAGCGCCGGCTATGAGGAGTCCAAGAACTTTCACGCACCGTTGCCAAGCGATCCCCAGGCGCGCGCAGCAGAGCTGGCCGCGCGCAATGCCAACAGAGAGCGCAACAGAGCGCAGCAAGAGGCGACCGCTACCCAGAAGATGGACGCGAACTTCGCGCGGCTTTTCGATGAAGCGACGGCCACGAACTTTTCCGACACTGTTCACAAGACTGTGCGTGACAAGGTCGAGACTCTGCGTTCGAAGCTCGGAGAGGATCAAGGCCGCTGGCTGGTCAGTCCCTCTCTCTTCAAGGTGATGGAGCGCTACAGCAACAAGGACACGCGCGTAGACCGACCCGGAGGTGGAGCGAACCTGAGCCTTCAGTTGGCCCAGTGCCTGGCGGGCACCGAAAGCAATGACTGGGGCCACAAATGGCTGGAGCAACTGGACCTCTGGGGTGACAACGCCTTGTCGCGCACGTTGTGCTTCAACAATCTGGCGTACCTGGCATCGCTTCGGCAAGCGTCGGAAGGAGAAGGACAGACCGGGCAACCAGCAGCGCTGCCGGGACCCGACCCCAGCGCTCCATTGCTGGAGAGCCTGGCGGTCAAGCTCAAACTGCTCGCGGGGCGCGTCGGACTCGGCGACAAGGCTCTTGCGTTCATGGATGCGTTTCCCGCCATCGGCGAAAGCGGCAGGCTGCGCAAGCTGGCCTGGCCCGCGCATGTGATGACGTTGATGAGCGTCAAGATGGTTGCAGGTCTTGCCGCGTTGCCGGTGACACGCAAGGAAGCGCAACTGGTCCGCTATATGGCGTTGACCGGCATCACTACGCTAGGGCGCACGGTCGAGAATGAGGCCGAGCGTTTGCAGTTGCGTGCGGACGACGTGAGGCGGGCGCAGATGCTTGGGCGGGCCGAGAAGCTGGCCAAGCTGTCCACGGCTCAGAAAGGCAAGGCCGGTGAAGCGGCGATGGCCCGAGCCAGAAGCGCCGCGCCTGGTTCACGAGCTGCGATGCTGGGCGGCGTCTTTGATTTTGGAGCCAGCTTGTTGAAGGGCGGGCAGCTCATCGTCAACCCCGACGGGCGCACCGCCGCGGAGATGGCAGGTAACGTCTTGCAGAGCATTGGCTCGATCGCAGACTGGCGCGCCAAGGCGTACGAAGAGACGATCTTCAAGGGCATCAGGGGCGTCAATGTATACAAAGAAAAAGTCCTGGAAATCAGTTTGGACTCGTTGAATCTCACGCAACTAAGAAACCTTCAGAAAATGGCGTTCAAGTTCTTGCTGCCTGCGGCGATGGTTTCTGTTTGGTTCGATGGGATGGACGCAAATTTGTCTCTAGATCGTAGACAGTACGGCTTGGCCGCAGCTCAGTTTGCGAGTGTTGCGGGCACGATTTTCACGATAGGCGCGACAACTGTCGTCGCATTCGATATCTCGATCTTGGGGGTTTCGGCTGCAAGTTTGGGCGCGGCATTGGGGCTAATTGGCGCAGTGCTAATAGTTGCGACAATTATCGCAATCGGCGTACTGAAAGAGGATGAATGGATCAACTGGCTGTCGGACTGTCCTCTTAACAAGAAAAAGACACCGATTCACGCTAACTTGCACGAAACCCTACAAAAACTGGCAAATGTGCAGGCCGACCTTAAGGCGTCGCACTAG
- a CDS encoding DUF6708 domain-containing protein: MFPNEHVYQRARRRSLAEGRKCVQADGDKRLWKVYERAETNDPILPSRCAYAQNNLYFEICNSGWELQWKSGIGTIFILLPCLTVFWGFYGFAVHPLLFDQLIAFFRVISYEPEMSPLLWMGWLLLFPLSLGCCVLLWLWFDIMGVRTCFFTYARGRIRFNRVTRKVYLLRPRSCGGNAVFDWDRLRAIVDMDGYDLLARKNGAPGKAAYYSLILHHPPFDAADPHAKGEDAIFVGPTLPMQHDAAPLWEYIRRYMEYGPGREGIPERIGQEHTTYCGKPSSSQYKLEQRPGVMETAYHMLSQVTCSWPVFPKEWQSDSGMGEPEDKPVQTGAVMTALVYRTQGKLSKADEIEFLQHWGTAEALQEAMSRKE; encoded by the coding sequence ATGTTTCCCAATGAACACGTGTATCAGCGCGCGCGCAGGCGATCACTCGCTGAAGGACGCAAATGCGTGCAAGCCGACGGAGATAAAAGGCTTTGGAAAGTATATGAGCGAGCCGAAACTAACGACCCCATTCTTCCGAGTCGTTGCGCCTATGCACAGAATAACTTGTATTTTGAAATATGCAATTCAGGATGGGAATTGCAATGGAAATCTGGAATTGGAACAATTTTCATCTTGTTGCCCTGCTTGACAGTATTTTGGGGGTTCTATGGGTTCGCTGTGCACCCCCTTCTGTTTGATCAGCTCATCGCATTCTTCAGGGTGATTTCCTATGAGCCCGAGATGTCACCATTGCTATGGATGGGATGGCTTTTACTTTTCCCCTTGTCCCTCGGCTGTTGTGTCTTGCTCTGGTTGTGGTTCGACATCATGGGCGTACGCACGTGCTTCTTCACCTATGCGCGAGGCCGCATCCGCTTCAATCGAGTGACGCGTAAGGTCTATCTGCTGAGGCCACGAAGTTGCGGCGGCAACGCCGTATTCGACTGGGATCGCCTGCGCGCCATCGTCGACATGGATGGCTATGACTTGCTTGCCAGAAAGAACGGAGCGCCCGGCAAGGCGGCGTACTACTCGCTCATTCTCCACCACCCGCCCTTCGACGCTGCCGACCCACACGCCAAGGGCGAAGACGCCATCTTCGTCGGCCCCACATTGCCCATGCAGCACGACGCGGCTCCGCTGTGGGAATACATCCGCCGCTACATGGAATACGGTCCTGGCCGGGAGGGCATTCCTGAGCGAATAGGGCAAGAGCACACAACCTACTGCGGCAAGCCCAGTTCCAGCCAGTACAAGCTGGAGCAACGCCCAGGGGTGATGGAAACTGCGTATCACATGCTCAGCCAAGTCACCTGTTCATGGCCCGTATTCCCGAAGGAATGGCAAAGCGATTCAGGGATGGGTGAACCGGAAGACAAGCCGGTGCAAACGGGCGCGGTGATGACAGCCCTCGTCTACCGGACACAAGGCAAGCTGAGCAAGGCCGACGAGATCGAATTCCTGCAGCATTGGGGAACGGCCGAGGCGTTGCAAGAAGCGATGTCACGCAAGGAGTGA
- a CDS encoding ABC transporter substrate-binding protein, protein MNPHHNRSRRQLLASGLAAAVALPAFSLQARAQGCPVLKAGDQKGGLRALLEAAGGLEGLGYDIQWSEFPAAAPLAEALNAAAVDSGPIGDAPLIFALAAGTRVKAIGANRSDSYGTAVLVRPDSPLKTAADLKGRSIATNRGSIAHYVTLKAITAAGLKPEEVNIRFLAPADAKLALTQGSVDAWATWEPYTALAEVSRHARVLVSGRGLLPGLSYLAAADAAIAAKRPVLQDFLQRVVKAQLWSYRNVDAYSAALARIIGIPPEAAKLQFERRQQKWIPIDAQVIADQQGTADFYRQVGLIKQPLDVKGTFDTGFGVAG, encoded by the coding sequence ATGAACCCACACCACAACCGATCACGCCGGCAGCTGCTCGCAAGCGGCCTCGCCGCTGCCGTGGCCCTGCCCGCCTTCTCATTGCAGGCCCGCGCACAGGGCTGCCCAGTCCTGAAGGCCGGCGACCAGAAGGGCGGACTGCGCGCGCTGCTCGAAGCGGCAGGCGGACTCGAAGGCCTGGGCTACGACATCCAGTGGTCCGAATTCCCCGCAGCCGCGCCGCTGGCCGAAGCGCTGAATGCCGCGGCGGTCGATTCCGGCCCCATCGGCGATGCGCCGCTCATCTTTGCGCTTGCGGCCGGCACGCGCGTCAAGGCCATCGGCGCGAACCGTTCGGATTCGTACGGCACGGCCGTGCTGGTGCGGCCCGACTCGCCGCTCAAGACCGCGGCCGATCTCAAGGGCAGGAGCATCGCCACCAACCGCGGCTCCATCGCCCACTACGTGACGCTCAAGGCCATCACCGCGGCGGGCCTCAAGCCCGAGGAGGTCAACATCCGCTTCCTAGCGCCCGCCGATGCCAAGCTCGCGCTCACGCAGGGCTCGGTCGATGCGTGGGCCACCTGGGAGCCCTACACCGCGCTGGCCGAGGTCAGCCGCCATGCGCGCGTGCTCGTGAGCGGGCGCGGGCTGCTGCCGGGGCTCAGCTACCTCGCGGCCGCCGATGCCGCCATTGCCGCCAAGCGGCCGGTGCTGCAGGACTTTCTGCAACGCGTGGTGAAGGCCCAGCTCTGGTCGTACCGCAACGTCGATGCCTACTCGGCCGCACTGGCCCGCATCATCGGCATTCCGCCCGAGGCGGCCAAGCTGCAGTTCGAGCGCCGCCAGCAGAAGTGGATACCCATCGATGCGCAGGTCATCGCCGACCAACAGGGCACGGCGGATTTCTACCGACAGGTGGGGCTCATCAAGCAGCCGCTGGATGTGAAGGGGACGTTCGACACGGGGTTTGGTGTGGCGGGCTGA
- a CDS encoding c-type cytochrome, whose translation MNSTPEADWLNLLIGLLQGAQLQLLRVLDALGLAQHVHGQPAWPWARRLSGENLLIDLGQARSLAWTLVFVAVAVLALLLAFLWRRPRYYLLALVPMLLIAAPWPEPRVVLVPATPTSFQASPTGFTAESIAQGRVLYQQNCVACHGANGKGEGPLAASLAVWPPDLSGPLLWRRADGDLLWRILHGTRDAQQGGQPTMPGFAAKLNEADAWALVDYMKAQGAGQSLRALGNWPQPIGLPDMAVRCGSQPPRLLASWRGQRVRIVAGGAAPVEDPRLVTVLLRPPSSAVATSADCVADSAAAWEALALIAGTEQLAGTQLIADRDGWLRARGAPGKAGWSDDDLLCRSERAPVAAAEQVAAALPADGLGALIARMDAQPVRFVKGGFIH comes from the coding sequence ATGAACAGCACGCCCGAGGCCGATTGGCTCAACCTGCTGATCGGCCTGCTGCAAGGCGCCCAGCTGCAGTTGCTGCGCGTGCTCGATGCACTCGGGCTCGCGCAGCATGTGCACGGCCAGCCGGCGTGGCCGTGGGCGCGGCGGCTGTCGGGCGAGAACCTGCTGATCGACCTGGGGCAGGCGCGCAGCTTGGCGTGGACACTGGTGTTCGTCGCCGTGGCGGTGCTCGCGTTGCTGCTGGCCTTCTTGTGGCGGCGGCCGCGCTACTACCTGCTGGCGCTGGTGCCGATGCTGCTGATCGCCGCGCCCTGGCCCGAGCCGCGCGTGGTGCTGGTGCCCGCGACGCCCACCAGCTTTCAGGCATCGCCGACCGGCTTCACGGCCGAGTCCATCGCCCAGGGCCGCGTGCTCTACCAACAGAACTGCGTGGCCTGCCACGGCGCGAACGGCAAGGGCGAAGGTCCACTCGCAGCCTCGCTGGCGGTGTGGCCGCCGGACCTCAGCGGCCCGTTGCTATGGCGGCGCGCCGATGGCGACCTGCTCTGGCGCATCCTCCACGGCACGCGCGATGCGCAGCAGGGCGGCCAACCCACCATGCCCGGCTTCGCCGCAAAGCTCAACGAGGCCGACGCCTGGGCGCTGGTCGACTACATGAAGGCGCAGGGCGCGGGCCAGAGCCTGCGTGCGCTCGGCAACTGGCCGCAGCCCATCGGCCTGCCCGACATGGCGGTGCGCTGCGGTTCGCAGCCGCCTCGGTTGCTCGCAAGCTGGCGCGGGCAGCGCGTGCGCATCGTGGCGGGCGGCGCAGCGCCAGTGGAAGACCCGCGCCTCGTCACCGTGCTGCTGCGGCCGCCTTCGAGCGCGGTGGCAACGTCCGCCGATTGCGTGGCCGATTCCGCCGCCGCATGGGAGGCACTGGCGCTCATCGCCGGCACCGAGCAATTGGCCGGCACCCAACTGATTGCCGATCGCGACGGCTGGCTGCGCGCACGCGGTGCGCCCGGCAAGGCGGGCTGGTCGGACGACGACCTGCTGTGCCGCAGCGAACGTGCGCCCGTCGCGGCGGCGGAGCAGGTCGCTGCTGCACTGCCTGCCGATGGCCTGGGCGCGCTGATCGCCCGCATGGACGCGCAGCCGGTGCGCTTCGTCAAGGGCGGCTTCATCCATTGA
- a CDS encoding ABC transporter ATP-binding protein, with product MVATATTADAGVRQAGAHIDIRGVSHWFDVPAGPLQVLDDIDLSVKPGEFVALLGPSGCGKSTLLRLVAGLEPATAGRITQDDAPITRPDPSRIVVFQDPTLYPWRSVWDNVALGLQARGVLKAQRGRVDEALKLVGLTDFAKAFPHQLSGGMAQRVALARALVNDPQLLVLDEPLGKLDSLTRIAMQSELVNLWQRAGFSALLVTHDVEEALFLANRVIVLSDRPARISAEIVVDLPYPRHRGHARLAELRHEALRHLGLDATW from the coding sequence ATGGTAGCCACCGCAACAACGGCCGATGCAGGCGTGCGCCAGGCCGGCGCGCACATCGATATCCGCGGCGTGAGCCATTGGTTCGATGTGCCCGCGGGGCCGCTGCAGGTGCTCGACGACATCGACCTCTCGGTGAAGCCCGGCGAGTTCGTCGCGCTGCTGGGGCCGAGCGGCTGCGGCAAGTCGACGCTGCTGCGCCTGGTGGCCGGGCTCGAGCCCGCCACGGCTGGCCGAATCACGCAGGACGATGCGCCCATCACGCGGCCTGACCCGTCGCGCATCGTCGTGTTCCAGGACCCGACGCTCTACCCCTGGCGCAGCGTGTGGGACAACGTGGCGCTGGGCCTGCAGGCGCGCGGCGTGCTCAAGGCGCAGCGCGGGCGCGTCGACGAGGCGCTGAAGCTTGTCGGCCTCACCGACTTTGCCAAGGCCTTTCCGCACCAGCTCTCGGGCGGCATGGCGCAGCGCGTGGCGCTGGCGCGCGCGCTGGTCAACGATCCGCAGCTGCTGGTGCTCGACGAGCCGCTCGGCAAGCTCGATTCGCTCACGCGCATTGCAATGCAGAGCGAGCTGGTCAACCTGTGGCAGCGCGCGGGCTTCTCGGCGCTGCTGGTGACGCACGATGTGGAAGAGGCCCTGTTCCTCGCCAACCGCGTGATCGTGCTGAGCGACCGGCCGGCGCGCATTTCGGCGGAGATCGTGGTCGACTTGCCGTATCCGCGGCATCGCGGCCATGCGCGTTTGGCCGAGCTTCGCCACGAAGCATTGCGGCACCTGGGGCTCGACGCCACCTGGTGA
- a CDS encoding ABC transporter permease, translating into MSTPDPALGFDSLPFRGRARVEAAPPERTSAPASTSPRIQAALSAWRIGFAAAATWFALGLLTVYWPNKAVGFSDWAYTHEFGIAAIAVGALLLAVASLGPRAGRVALALRPAGPWLVALPVLFAIWEIATAKLALLPTPFFAPPQSLVETYIDDWRRLGESLLHSTRLLAHGFVLGALAGFLTGVTIGWSRIAGYWVHPVLRFVGPVPASALLPLAFFFFPSSYAAAVFLIALATGFPVAVLTWSGVAGVNRNYYDVARTMGASERFLVLRVAIPAALPQVFVGLFMGLGAAFSVLVTAEMMGVKAGLGFYLSWAQGWASYSNMYAALIVMAVLCSGLITLLFKVRDRVLSWQKGTVKW; encoded by the coding sequence ATGAGCACCCCCGACCCCGCATTGGGCTTCGATTCCCTCCCCTTCCGGGGGAGGGCCAGGGTGGAGGCAGCGCCGCCCGAACGCACATCCGCTCCGGCATCGACATCGCCCCGTATCCAAGCGGCCCTGTCCGCATGGCGCATCGGCTTCGCTGCCGCAGCCACATGGTTCGCCCTCGGCCTGCTCACGGTCTACTGGCCGAACAAGGCCGTCGGCTTCAGCGACTGGGCCTACACCCACGAGTTCGGCATCGCCGCCATCGCGGTGGGCGCGCTGCTGCTGGCCGTTGCATCGCTCGGGCCGCGCGCCGGCCGCGTCGCGCTTGCACTGCGGCCCGCAGGCCCGTGGCTTGTCGCGCTGCCCGTGCTGTTCGCGATCTGGGAGATCGCGACTGCCAAGCTCGCGCTGCTGCCCACGCCGTTCTTCGCGCCGCCGCAAAGCCTGGTCGAGACCTACATCGACGACTGGCGCCGCCTCGGCGAAAGCCTGCTGCATTCGACCCGGCTGCTCGCACATGGTTTCGTGCTGGGCGCGCTCGCGGGCTTTCTCACGGGCGTGACCATCGGCTGGTCGCGCATCGCGGGCTACTGGGTGCATCCGGTGCTGCGCTTCGTGGGGCCGGTGCCGGCTTCGGCGCTGCTGCCGCTGGCGTTCTTCTTCTTTCCGTCGAGCTATGCGGCCGCGGTGTTCCTGATCGCGCTGGCGACGGGCTTTCCGGTGGCGGTGCTCACTTGGTCGGGCGTGGCGGGCGTCAACCGCAACTACTACGACGTGGCGCGCACCATGGGCGCGAGCGAGCGCTTCCTGGTGCTGCGCGTGGCCATTCCGGCTGCCTTGCCGCAGGTGTTCGTGGGCCTCTTCATGGGGCTGGGCGCGGCCTTCTCGGTGCTCGTCACGGCCGAGATGATGGGCGTGAAGGCGGGGCTGGGCTTCTATCTTTCGTGGGCGCAGGGCTGGGCCTCGTACTCGAACATGTATGCCGCGCTGATCGTGATGGCGGTGCTGTGCTCGGGCCTGATCACGCTGCTCTTCAAGGTGCGCGACCGCGTGCTGTCGTGGCAGAAGGGGACAGTCAAATGGTAG
- a CDS encoding ABC transporter substrate-binding protein, translating into MTASFSRPISRRGVLRAGGAAAVVASGGLIASRAFSQQARKLTFAWNAAAFCLSPVVVAQERGYFERNGLQVDLINYTGSTDQLLESLATAKADAAVGMIHRWLKPLESGFDVKIVGSSHGGCVRLVGAKSAGATSLASLKGKIIGVSDIASPGKNFFSILLAKNGIDADRDVTWRQYPADLLDIAVQKGEIHAIADGDPNVYLIEKRNKGAFVEIASNLSGEYKDKVCCIVGARGELVRKDKPTVAALVRAIAQASDYVAENPNESAKLFAKYSPKVPIEDLRALLGTLTHNHHPLGKNLRDEVEFYARDFRGVGVLKKTTDPVRFAEHVSFDPLA; encoded by the coding sequence ATGACCGCATCCTTTTCACGCCCCATATCGCGCCGGGGTGTCCTGCGCGCAGGCGGCGCCGCCGCCGTGGTTGCCTCTGGCGGCCTGATCGCCTCGCGGGCCTTCTCGCAGCAGGCGCGCAAGCTCACCTTCGCATGGAACGCCGCCGCGTTCTGCCTCTCGCCCGTCGTCGTCGCGCAGGAGCGCGGCTACTTCGAGCGCAACGGCTTGCAGGTGGACCTGATCAACTACACCGGTTCCACCGACCAGCTGCTGGAGTCGCTGGCCACGGCCAAGGCCGATGCGGCGGTGGGCATGATCCACCGCTGGCTCAAGCCGCTGGAGTCGGGCTTCGACGTGAAGATCGTCGGCAGCTCGCACGGCGGCTGCGTGCGGCTGGTGGGTGCGAAGAGTGCGGGTGCGACCAGCCTTGCGAGCCTCAAGGGCAAGATCATCGGCGTGTCGGACATCGCGAGCCCGGGCAAGAACTTCTTCTCGATCCTGCTCGCGAAGAACGGCATCGACGCCGACAGGGACGTGACCTGGCGCCAGTACCCGGCCGACTTGCTCGACATTGCCGTGCAGAAGGGCGAGATCCATGCGATTGCCGATGGCGACCCTAATGTGTACCTGATCGAGAAGCGCAACAAGGGCGCCTTCGTGGAGATTGCGAGCAACCTCTCGGGCGAATACAAGGACAAGGTCTGCTGCATCGTCGGCGCGCGGGGCGAACTTGTTCGCAAGGACAAGCCGACCGTCGCGGCCCTCGTGCGCGCCATCGCGCAAGCCTCCGACTACGTGGCCGAGAACCCGAACGAATCGGCCAAGCTGTTTGCGAAGTATTCGCCCAAGGTGCCGATCGAGGACCTGCGCGCGCTGCTTGGCACGCTCACGCACAACCACCATCCGCTCGGAAAGAACCTGCGCGACGAGGTGGAGTTCTATGCGCGCGATTTCCGCGGCGTCGGCGTGCTCAAGAAGACCACCGATCCAGTGCGCTTTGCCGAGCACGTCTCTTTCGATCCACTCGCATGA
- a CDS encoding class II aldolase/adducin family protein: MNAVLSIDRHAPQPLKLNPNPQQKYWFDPIPPRTSVQAERRHRQERLAGAFRLFARFGFAQGLAGHITARDPELSDHFWVNPLGIHFSRIKVSDLLLVNAKGETVIGDRPLNKAAFAIHAAIHEHNPKIVAAAHTHSTYGKAWSTLGRKLDTITQDSCVFHDDVALFDDFTGMVVDTSEGERIARALGDKKGAILKNHGILTAGPTVEAAAWWYIALDNACHTQLLAEAAGKPQPIDEETARHTHSQIGGPEGAIHSFDSLYQGLVEAEPELLL; the protein is encoded by the coding sequence ATGAATGCCGTTCTTTCCATCGACCGCCACGCCCCCCAGCCGCTCAAGCTCAACCCCAACCCGCAGCAGAAGTACTGGTTCGATCCGATCCCGCCGCGCACCAGCGTGCAGGCCGAGCGCCGCCATCGGCAGGAGCGCCTCGCAGGTGCATTCCGCCTGTTCGCACGCTTCGGTTTCGCCCAAGGCCTGGCCGGCCACATCACCGCGCGCGACCCGGAGCTCAGCGACCACTTCTGGGTCAACCCGCTGGGCATCCATTTCTCGCGCATCAAGGTCTCCGACCTGCTGCTCGTCAACGCGAAGGGCGAGACGGTGATCGGCGATCGGCCGCTCAACAAGGCCGCGTTCGCCATCCATGCCGCGATCCACGAGCACAACCCGAAGATCGTCGCCGCCGCGCATACGCATTCGACCTACGGCAAGGCCTGGTCGACACTCGGCCGCAAGCTCGACACGATCACGCAGGACAGCTGCGTGTTCCATGACGACGTGGCGCTGTTCGACGACTTCACCGGCATGGTGGTCGACACCAGCGAGGGTGAGCGCATCGCGCGGGCGCTGGGCGACAAAAAGGGCGCGATCCTCAAGAACCACGGCATCCTGACAGCGGGCCCGACGGTCGAGGCCGCCGCGTGGTGGTACATCGCGCTCGACAACGCCTGCCACACGCAGCTTCTCGCCGAGGCCGCCGGCAAGCCGCAGCCCATCGACGAGGAAACCGCGCGCCACACGCACAGCCAGATCGGAGGGCCGGAGGGGGCCATCCATTCCTTCGACAGCCTCTACCAAGGCCTGGTCGAGGCGGAACCCGAACTGCTGCTCTGA
- a CDS encoding LLM class flavin-dependent oxidoreductase: MSQNDVEFIGMIQGQKVSEIHAAKGPAIDRDYVRAFAQAHENAGFDRVLVPHHSTGPDATLTVAHAASVTERIHFMLAHRPGFVAPTLAARQFASLDQFSGGRLAVHYISGGSDEEQRRDGDWLGHDQRYARTDEYLDVLHKVWTAGKPFDHEGAHYRFQNAFSEVKPVQTRNGRPHVPVYFGGASEAAIPVAGKYADVYALWGESLDQARELTARVRAEAAKHGRSMRFSVSFRPILAETEEAAWARAENILAETKRLRVVQGYNRGGPQQSEGAKRLLAAAEKGTRLDKRLWTAVAQEIGGRSNSTALVGTPEQVADALLDYYDLGVTTFLIRGFDPLEDAVDYGRELIPRTRELVAQRAQSQRKAA; encoded by the coding sequence ATGAGCCAGAACGACGTTGAATTCATCGGCATGATCCAGGGCCAGAAGGTCTCGGAGATCCACGCGGCCAAGGGCCCGGCCATCGACCGCGACTACGTGCGCGCCTTCGCCCAGGCGCATGAGAACGCGGGCTTCGACCGCGTGCTGGTGCCGCATCATTCGACCGGCCCCGACGCCACGCTGACCGTGGCCCATGCCGCATCGGTCACCGAGCGCATCCATTTCATGCTCGCGCACCGCCCGGGCTTCGTCGCACCGACGCTGGCGGCGCGGCAGTTCGCCTCGCTCGACCAGTTCAGCGGCGGCCGGCTCGCGGTGCACTACATCTCGGGCGGCTCCGACGAGGAACAGCGCCGCGACGGCGACTGGCTCGGCCACGACCAGCGCTATGCGCGCACCGACGAATACCTCGACGTGCTGCACAAGGTGTGGACCGCCGGCAAGCCCTTCGACCACGAAGGCGCGCACTACCGCTTCCAGAACGCTTTCTCCGAAGTGAAGCCGGTGCAGACACGCAATGGCAGGCCGCATGTGCCGGTGTACTTTGGCGGTGCTTCGGAGGCGGCGATTCCGGTCGCGGGCAAGTACGCCGATGTGTATGCGCTGTGGGGCGAGTCGCTCGACCAGGCGCGCGAGCTCACGGCGCGCGTGCGCGCCGAGGCCGCGAAGCACGGGCGCAGCATGCGCTTCTCGGTGTCGTTCCGCCCGATCCTCGCGGAGACCGAAGAGGCCGCATGGGCGCGCGCCGAGAACATCTTGGCCGAGACGAAGCGGCTGCGTGTGGTGCAGGGCTACAACCGCGGCGGGCCGCAGCAAAGCGAAGGTGCGAAGCGCCTGCTCGCCGCGGCCGAGAAGGGCACGCGGCTCGACAAGCGCCTGTGGACGGCGGTGGCGCAGGAGATCGGCGGCCGCTCTAACAGCACCGCGCTGGTCGGCACGCCCGAGCAGGTGGCCGATGCGCTGCTCGACTACTATGACCTGGGCGTGACCACCTTCCTGATCCGCGGCTTCGATCCGCTGGAAGACGCGGTCGACTACGGCCGCGAGCTGATTCCGCGCACGCGCGAGCTGGTGGCGCAGCGCGCGCAATCGCAACGCAAGGCGGCCTGA